A portion of the uncultured Bacteroides sp. genome contains these proteins:
- a CDS encoding nucleobase:cation symporter-2 family protein, with protein MKTDLIYGIEDRPPFKDAFFAALQHLLAIFVAIITPPLIIAGALKLDVEKTSFLVSMSLFVSGISTFIQCRRFGPLGAKLLCIQGTSFSFIGPIITTGLTGGLPLIFGVCMAAAPVEMIISRTFKYLRTIITPLVSGIVVLLIGLSLIKVGIVACGGGYAAMDNGTFGSWENLSIAGLVLLSVLFFNRCKNKYLRMSSIVLGICLGYGMALFLGKVDMSSLSTDTLMGFNIPLPFKYGLDFNISSFIAIGLVYLITAIEATGDVTANSMISGLPIEGEGYVKRVSGGVLADGFNSFLAGVFNSFPNSIFAQNNGIIQLTGVASRYVGYYIAAMLVLLGLFPVVGTVFSLMPDSVLGGATLLMFGTVAAAGVRIVSSQNIGRKETLVLAVSLSLGLGVELMPDILVNAPQAIKGIFSSGITTGGLTAIIANAVIRVKEENEV; from the coding sequence ATGAAAACAGATTTAATTTACGGAATAGAAGATCGTCCACCTTTTAAAGATGCTTTTTTTGCCGCTTTACAGCATTTGCTTGCTATTTTTGTTGCCATTATCACTCCTCCTCTGATTATAGCCGGAGCGTTGAAGTTGGATGTAGAGAAAACGAGTTTCCTGGTGTCTATGTCCTTGTTTGTTTCCGGCATTTCTACCTTTATTCAATGTCGACGCTTTGGCCCGCTGGGTGCTAAGTTGCTTTGTATTCAAGGAACAAGTTTCTCCTTTATCGGTCCTATTATTACTACCGGTTTGACTGGCGGATTACCTCTTATCTTTGGTGTTTGTATGGCTGCCGCTCCTGTGGAGATGATAATCAGTCGCACTTTTAAATACCTGCGTACTATTATTACCCCTCTGGTCTCCGGCATTGTAGTACTTCTTATCGGATTGAGCCTGATAAAAGTGGGTATTGTTGCTTGTGGCGGAGGCTATGCAGCGATGGATAACGGTACGTTTGGTTCTTGGGAGAATCTTTCCATAGCCGGATTGGTACTGCTTAGTGTTCTTTTCTTTAATCGTTGCAAGAACAAATACTTGAGAATGAGTTCCATTGTATTGGGCATTTGCCTTGGATATGGAATGGCACTCTTTCTGGGTAAGGTAGATATGAGCTCGCTGAGTACGGATACATTAATGGGATTTAATATCCCCCTGCCATTTAAATATGGATTGGACTTTAATATATCTTCTTTTATCGCTATCGGACTTGTTTATCTGATAACAGCCATTGAAGCAACAGGAGATGTTACGGCCAATTCAATGATTTCCGGACTTCCGATTGAGGGTGAAGGGTATGTGAAACGTGTTTCGGGTGGGGTATTGGCTGATGGTTTTAACTCTTTCCTAGCCGGCGTTTTTAACTCGTTTCCTAATTCTATTTTTGCGCAAAACAATGGCATCATTCAACTTACCGGCGTAGCTAGTCGCTATGTGGGTTATTACATTGCTGCCATGTTGGTTCTATTGGGATTATTTCCTGTGGTTGGGACGGTCTTTTCACTGATGCCCGATTCTGTATTAGGCGGTGCTACATTACTCATGTTTGGAACAGTTGCCGCAGCGGGAGTGCGGATCGTGTCTTCGCAAAACATTGGTCGAAAAGAAACCCTTGTTTTGGCGGTTAGTTTGTCGCTAGGGCTAGGAGTAGAGTTAATGCCTGACATTCTCGTTAATGCTCCACAAGCCATAAAAGGAATCTTTTCTTCGGGCATCACTACCGGTGGGTTAACGGCCATTATAGCCAATGCGGTGATACGTGTCAAAGAAGAAAATGAGGTTTAG
- a CDS encoding arsenate reductase family protein, with amino-acid sequence MKPIFLQYPACSTCQKAKKWLTENKIEFANRLIVEEHPTAEELKQWIPKSGLPIKKLFNTSGVIYKELGLKDKLATMSEEEQIELLASNGKLVKRPLVVTESFVLVGFKPDEWEKLKVQR; translated from the coding sequence ATGAAACCTATATTTTTGCAATATCCGGCCTGCAGCACTTGCCAAAAGGCCAAGAAATGGTTAACTGAGAATAAAATAGAGTTTGCCAACCGATTGATTGTCGAAGAGCATCCCACTGCTGAAGAGTTGAAACAATGGATTCCTAAAAGTGGCCTGCCCATCAAAAAGCTATTCAATACAAGCGGAGTAATCTACAAAGAACTGGGGCTGAAGGACAAACTTGCCACAATGAGCGAAGAAGAACAAATAGAGTTATTAGCCAGCAACGGGAAGTTAGTAAAACGCCCGCTGGTAGTGACCGAATCATTTGTGTTGGTTGGCTTCAAACCCGATGAATGGGAAAAATTAAAGGTTCAGAGATAA
- a CDS encoding YbaN family protein: protein MKTIYIIIGTVSLILGIAGIFLPLLPTTPFLLLTAALYFRASPRLYNWLLSQKHLGPYIRNFREEKAIPLRAKIISITLMWATMLYSISFFVPIMWAKILLLLIAIGVTYHILSYRTLKK from the coding sequence ATGAAAACCATATATATCATTATAGGAACCGTTTCGCTGATATTAGGCATCGCGGGCATATTCTTGCCATTGTTGCCCACAACACCATTTCTCTTGCTCACAGCTGCACTCTATTTTAGAGCATCTCCCCGACTATACAACTGGTTACTAAGTCAAAAACACTTAGGGCCATACATTCGCAACTTCCGTGAAGAAAAAGCCATCCCACTACGAGCGAAAATCATCTCCATCACCCTAATGTGGGCAACAATGCTCTACAGCATCTCATTCTTTGTACCTATAATGTGGGCTAAAATACTCTTATTGCTTATCGCCATAGGTGTCACTTATCATATCCTATCGTACAGGACATTGAAAAAGTGA
- a CDS encoding DUF5020 family protein, whose protein sequence is MKRIITIFLLVFLITALGVKAQNIQLHYDFGRALYNKDLKARPLFTSTVEKYQPDKWGSTFFFVDMDYNSNGVEQAYFEIARELKFWKGPFSAHLEYNGGLAKTYSINNAYLAGATYTYNNASFSKGFSLSAMYKYIQKNDSPNNFQLTATWYMHLHDNLFTLCGFADYWREETWFNSKMTFLAEPQFWVNLNKIKGVSDDFNLSVGSEVEVSNNFYAGRAYVIPTIALKWTLN, encoded by the coding sequence ATGAAAAGAATTATTACGATTTTCCTTCTCGTATTCTTAATTACTGCCCTTGGTGTTAAAGCGCAGAACATTCAGTTACACTACGATTTCGGTCGTGCTTTATATAATAAAGATCTTAAGGCTCGCCCATTGTTTACCTCTACAGTCGAAAAATACCAACCGGATAAATGGGGTAGCACCTTTTTCTTTGTCGACATGGACTATAACTCTAATGGCGTGGAACAAGCTTACTTTGAAATAGCCCGTGAGCTGAAGTTCTGGAAAGGCCCCTTTTCGGCTCATCTCGAATACAATGGTGGTTTGGCCAAAACCTATTCTATTAACAATGCTTATTTGGCCGGAGCAACCTATACCTATAATAATGCTTCGTTTAGCAAAGGCTTCTCATTGAGTGCTATGTATAAGTACATTCAAAAAAACGACTCACCCAATAATTTTCAATTAACGGCTACGTGGTACATGCACTTGCATGATAATCTCTTTACTCTTTGTGGCTTTGCCGACTATTGGAGAGAAGAAACGTGGTTTAATTCTAAGATGACTTTTTTAGCTGAACCTCAGTTTTGGGTGAATCTGAACAAGATAAAAGGGGTAAGCGATGATTTCAATCTTAGTGTAGGCAGTGAAGTCGAGGTTAGCAATAATTTCTATGCGGGTAGAGCCTATGTTATTCCTACCATTGCTCTGAAGTGGACATTAAACTAA
- a CDS encoding uracil-DNA glycosylase family protein, which produces MESLPIENHPLNPFLPPNARLLMLGSFPPQKKRWSMEFYYPNLNNDMWRIIGILFFEEKDFFLNEDKKSFCRERIIRFLEEKGIALFDTATAIRRLQDNASDKFLEVVQTTDIGKLLKQVPQCKAIVATGQKATDILCTQLQVEEPKIGDFCEFLYNEQPIRIYRMPSSSRAYPLSIDKKASVYRMMFQELLMI; this is translated from the coding sequence ATGGAATCACTCCCTATAGAAAATCATCCTTTAAATCCCTTTTTGCCTCCAAATGCCCGTTTATTAATGCTCGGTAGTTTTCCACCACAAAAGAAACGATGGTCGATGGAGTTCTATTACCCAAATCTGAATAACGATATGTGGCGTATAATAGGGATCCTTTTTTTCGAAGAAAAGGACTTCTTCCTGAACGAGGATAAAAAATCATTTTGCCGTGAACGTATCATCCGGTTTTTAGAGGAAAAAGGTATTGCATTGTTTGATACTGCTACGGCCATACGACGGTTGCAGGATAATGCATCGGATAAATTTCTGGAAGTTGTGCAAACAACAGACATAGGAAAACTGTTGAAACAAGTGCCCCAATGCAAAGCGATTGTAGCAACGGGACAGAAAGCAACTGACATCTTGTGTACTCAGCTACAAGTAGAAGAACCTAAGATTGGCGATTTTTGCGAGTTCTTGTATAACGAACAACCTATAAGGATCTACCGAATGCCGTCTTCGTCGCGCGCTTACCCACTATCGATTGACAAAAAGGCATCTGTCTATCGCATGATGTTCCAAGAGTTACTAATGATATAA